agactttcacTGCATGAATCTGAAAAGCTGCCCAGATATCTATGACATGAACATACATATTTACTGTCACCTATaaaatgcaatgtgtgtgtaacttacaCTAAAGCCACAAATTAGGCTCACCTTTAAGTTTTCTGACGCTTTCCGGAGCTCCTTTATAACAGATGACAACGCTTCTGGATTGATACCCTGCTCACACAGTCGTACACATATGGACAATGACTCCATGTCCAGGCCTGTGTTCAATAGGCGTGATATCTCCAGCAGTACTGAAAGCGGAGGACGCAAGTTTATACAAAACATAAATATTCACATACAACTCTTCGCTAACTGCTTAATGGAAAATTAC
Above is a window of Clupea harengus chromosome 21, Ch_v2.0.2, whole genome shotgun sequence DNA encoding:
- the mzt1 gene encoding mitotic-spindle organizing protein 1; translation: MASAANANINAVRETMDVLLEISRLLNTGLDMESLSICVRLCEQGINPEALSSVIKELRKASENLKTTENSTN